A single window of Flagellimonas maritima DNA harbors:
- the hemN gene encoding oxygen-independent coproporphyrinogen III oxidase — MCKLVQKYNIPGPRYTSYPTVPYWDLGSFSGKLWEKSVLEAYKDEPEDGISLYVHLPYCESMCTFCGCHKRITKRHDLELPYIKTVLKEWRLYCNLLDSKPIIKEIHLGGGTPTFFSPEHLKMLINGILRLGKKAENSQFSFEGHPNNTTKEHLQALFNVGFRRVCFGVQDYNESVQKAINRIQPFEKVREVTEMARKIGYTSIGHDIIYGLPFQTYGNVQQTIAKTNELKPDRIAFYSYAHVPWLKGNGQRGYKESDLPSSVEKKRQYEYGKKELMGLGYKDVGMDHFALPTDSLHKALENGTLHRNFMGYTPSKTKLMIGLGASSISDSWYGFAQNVKSIEEYEHLVSHDIIPIFRGHILTEEDQIIRKHILNLMCRFETRWELEEMKIIDFKKIMDNLSELESDGLLTTEPDRINVTQKGRPFVRNISMAFDLKLHRKKPETQMFSMTV, encoded by the coding sequence CCTGAAGATGGCATAAGCCTTTATGTACATCTTCCCTATTGCGAAAGTATGTGCACCTTCTGTGGTTGCCATAAACGTATTACAAAACGGCACGATCTTGAATTACCCTATATAAAAACAGTACTTAAGGAGTGGCGTTTGTATTGTAATCTTTTGGACTCCAAACCAATTATAAAAGAAATACACTTAGGCGGGGGAACCCCCACTTTCTTTAGTCCAGAACATTTAAAAATGCTTATTAATGGTATTCTTAGACTGGGCAAGAAGGCAGAAAATTCACAGTTCAGTTTTGAGGGACATCCGAACAATACTACAAAAGAACACCTGCAAGCACTTTTCAATGTGGGCTTTAGAAGAGTATGTTTTGGAGTGCAAGATTATAATGAAAGTGTTCAGAAAGCCATAAACAGGATTCAGCCTTTTGAAAAGGTAAGGGAAGTTACGGAGATGGCAAGGAAAATTGGATATACCTCAATAGGTCACGATATTATTTATGGGCTTCCATTTCAGACCTATGGGAATGTACAGCAGACAATTGCAAAAACCAATGAACTTAAACCAGATAGAATAGCATTTTACAGCTATGCCCATGTGCCTTGGTTAAAAGGAAACGGCCAACGCGGTTACAAAGAATCAGATTTGCCTTCTTCCGTGGAAAAAAAGAGGCAATATGAGTATGGTAAGAAAGAATTGATGGGTCTTGGTTATAAAGATGTAGGAATGGACCATTTTGCCCTTCCTACGGACAGTCTTCACAAGGCATTGGAAAATGGTACTTTACACCGAAATTTTATGGGATATACCCCTTCAAAAACCAAACTGATGATAGGTTTGGGAGCATCCAGTATTAGTGATAGCTGGTACGGATTCGCACAAAATGTAAAAAGTATTGAGGAATATGAACATTTAGTATCCCATGACATCATTCCCATTTTCAGAGGACATATCTTAACAGAAGAAGACCAGATTATAAGAAAACATATTCTCAATCTTATGTGTCGATTTGAAACCCGTTGGGAATTGGAAGAAATGAAAATAATAGACTTTAAAAAAATTATGGATAACTTATCGGAATTGGAATCAGATGGTTTACTGACCACCGAGCCCGACAGAATCAATGTCACCCAAAAAGGAAGGCCTTTTGTTCGGAATATCAGTATGGCATTTGATTTAAAATTACATCGAAAAAAACCAGAAACCCAAATGTTTTCAATGACAGTTTAA